Proteins encoded together in one Temnothorax longispinosus isolate EJ_2023e chromosome 5, Tlon_JGU_v1, whole genome shotgun sequence window:
- the LOC139813137 gene encoding F-box/LRR-repeat protein 4-like: MTFHYPFESESLREFPYIGRVSTGEKNPVDFIYQFVNMCKRHFRNLGTFRTRHYIYGAPTNFPKYGDFSETFIMKTYDFDISISSPYASILPDKHIPWHVYHKRDIKHINYLEIGFHEAVYPIRVSIYEVYNPGNVIKIWAQDSSNNRWILLWDGLPQIVPPISRLFSPPLQLCNFKTNLLKLEFKHSILDYTKLDAVMLIGTSELILPRNPEESLTDLLKRLNCMYSHHEDVHNLTANYENAHLDIDRLQKNFPEHCIICKSDIENSFHKNNFGNEKTSVLLRKVIPDYMNRIDESKELSPDSFSALSDEVILEILKHLDLKTLCLLNQVNKRFNNLTRDPLLYTRLNMQNISCRIYFYDILCYFTPRCEYLQQLDLAICYFSSSHFVQFLENCGRHLTHLRFTECRSVDNDVLFKISEICKNLKELVLIIKSGNGHFYNEGFSCLENLENLEKLALKTIKIEVQCLCKILQKNKGMRELYLSSCLLRESYSKEECPIDTVAIELRNSCRDLQKIHLYKTDYITSKCINVLADCKNLRIANLDTIMDYPRVHLIDDSLSRLLSSCQLLEEIYLNHIVFTDRNLKLLAECKNLKRLHIKYVEFVTPDNVSIILEQCSKLQQLVLKLHNISPYLINQWKKRHPHVLFPGKGSIYVNIKCV; this comes from the exons ATGACATTCCATTATCCATTTGAGAGTGAGAGTTTGAGAGAATTTCCCTATATCGGCAGGGTCTCAACAGGAGAAAAAAATCCTGTTGACTTTATCTATCAATTTGTGAACATGTGTAAACGTCATTTCAGAAATCTCGGCACATTTCGTACTAGGCATTACATATATGGAGCACCTAccaattttccaaaatatggAGATTTTTCAGAAACATTCATTATG AAAACTTATGATTTCGATATCTCAATATCTTCACCTTATGCAAGCATACTACCTGATAAGCATATACCATGGCATGTATACcataaaagagatatcaaACACATCAATTATCTgg AAATCGGGTTTCATGAAGCTGTATATCCAATTAGAGTCTCTATATACGAAGTATATAATCCTGgaaacgtaattaaaatttgggCTCAAGATTCTTCAAATAATCGGTGGATTTTATTGTGGGATGGATTGCCTCAGATTGTGCCTCCGATATCAAGACTATTTTCTCCACCTTTACAGCTGTGTAACTTTAAAACCAACTTACTCAAACTAGAATTTAAGCACAGTATATTAGACTACACAAAGCTCGACGCTGTGATGCTTATCGGAACGTCAGAATTGATCCTTCCCAGAAATCCTGAAGAGAGTTTaactgatttattaaaaagactTAACTGCATGTATTCTCACCATGAGGATGTCCATAATCTAACAGCAAATTACGAAAATGCACATTTAGATATTGACCGTCTTCAAAAGAATTTTCCTGAACActgtattatttgtaaaag CGATATAGAAAACAGTTTTCATAAGAATAATTTCGGGAATGAAAAGACATCTGTACTTCTTAGGAAGGTAATCCCTGATTATATGAATCGTATTGATGAATCCAAAGAGCTATCACCTGACAGTTTTTCTGCGCTTTCT GATGAAGTAattctagaaatattaaagCACTTAGACTTGAAGACGTTATGCCTCTTGAACCAAGTAAATAAGCGcttcaataatttaacacgGGACCCTCTACTATATACACGTTTGAACATGCAAAATATCTCTtgtcgtatttatttttatgatatacttTGCTACTTTACACCTAGATGTgaatatttgcaacaattagATCTTGCAATATGTTACTTTTCTTCTTCGCATTTCGTGCAATTTCTGGAGAATTGCGGCAGGCATTTAACGCACTTACGATTCACTGAATGCAGATCTGTCGACAATGATGTcttattcaaaatttcagagatatgcaagaatttaaaag agttGGTTCTGATAATTAAGTCAGGTAatggacatttttataatgaagGATTTTCATGTCTCGAAAATCTAGAGAACCTGGAAAAATTGGcacttaaaacaataaaaatagaagttCAATGtctttgcaaaatactgcaaaaaaataaaggaatgCGTGAATTATATTTGTCCAGCTGTTTACTTAGGGAGAGTTACAGTAAGGAGGAGTGCCCAATCGACACCGTTGCAATAGAGTTGCGAAATTCGTGTCGGGACTtgcaaaaaatacatttatataaaacagattATATTACATCGAAGTGTATTAATGTCCTTGCTGACTGTAAGAATTTACGAATAGCAAATCTTGATACAAT AATGGATTACCCGAGAGTACACCTTATTGATGATAGCTTAAGCAGATTGCTTTCCTCCTGTCAACTGctggaagaaatatatttgaatcatATTGTCTTCACTGATCGCAATTTGAAATTACTGGCGGAGTGCAAAAACTTGAAAcgtttacatataaaatacgtAGAATTTGTAACACCTGATAATGTTTCCATTATTCTCGAGCAATGTTCTAAATTGCAACAGTTGGTCCTCAAACTCCACAATATTAGCCCCTATTTGATTAACCAGTGGAAGAAAAGACATCCACATGTGTTATTCCCGGGCAAAGGGAGTATATATGTGAATATTAAGTGTGTTTAA
- the LOC139813508 gene encoding adenosine 5'-monophosphoramidase HINT3, whose product MAQQLTNCVFCKIIRDEEPGEKIYEDEDLTCIKDINPVSTHHYLILPKKHIRNAKTLQPEDSELYDKIVAAVDIISEKMNLDPGSTRTGFHWPPFNTVDHLHLHVISPIEKMNAVRKMMFNPNMFWFVSTDYVKSRLENCKL is encoded by the exons ATGGCTCAGCAGCTGACAAATTGCGTcttctgtaaaattattagGGACGAGGAACCTGGTGAGAAAATTTACGAG GATGAAGACCTTACGtgtattaaagatattaatccAGTATCCACGCatcattatttgatattaCCGAAAAAACATATACGTAACGCGAAAACACTTCAACCTGAAGACTCTGAACTTT ATGACAAGATCGTTGCTGCAGTAGACATTATCTCCGAAAAGATGAATCTTGATCCTGGGTCTACGCGAACAGGGTTTCATTGGCCGCCCTTTAATACCGTCGATCATTTACATTTACACGTTATTTCGCCAATAGAGAAAATGAACGCTGTGAGAAAGATGATGTTCAATCCCAATATGTTTTGGTTTGTGAGC acaGACTATGTGAAATCTCGCCTGGAAAACTGTAAACTGTAG
- the LOC139813505 gene encoding mitochondrial enolase superfamily member 1: MEARNIDDEKEKRMKAKITAIDVKDIRFPTSLNRDGSDAMHTDPDYSCVYVTIKTSKKGCEGYGLTFTLGRGTEIVVQACNALAKIVLNRKLKWIYKDFANFWRRLTSDSQLRWVGPEKGVIHLATAAIVNALWDLWARVEEKPVWKLLSDMSPEELVSVIDFRYVKDIVDEKIAIKILEEKMKLRQEQKKKLQKNGYPAYTTQVGWLGYSDDKLKDLCKSFLDSGYTAFKIKVGQDLQNDIKRCEIIREAIGYENKLMMDANQVWDVNEAIEWMKELRKFKPTWIEEPTSPDDVFGHAQILKELKPYNIGVATGEMCANRVMFKQFLKHHAINYCQVDSARIGGINELLAVYLMAYITQIPVCPHAGGVGLCEMVQHLQMWDYVCLSQTTENRMIEYVDQQHEHFEDPVRIRNAHYMPPERPGYSTKLKEETISEYAYPDGNYWKNKIAKEKETEERDD; this comes from the exons ATGGAAGCCAGAAATATCGACGAtgagaaggaaaaaagaatgaaGGCCAAAATTACTGCTATCGATGTGAAGGATATAAGGTTTCCGACATCGTTAAATCGTGATGGAAGCGATGCAATg cATACCGATCCTGATTACTCTTGCGTGTatgtaacaattaaaacaagcaaaaaaggaTGTGAAGGATATGGTCTTACGTTTACCTTGGGAAGAGGAACTGAAATcg ttGTACAAGCATGTAACGCTCTAGCCAAGATCGTGTTGAATCGGAAACTAAAATGGATTTACAAGGATTTTGCTAATTTTTGGAGACGTTTAACGAGCGACTCGCAACTGCGATGG GTCGGACCGGAGAAAGGCGTGATACACCTAGCTACAGCAGCTATTGTAAACGCATTGTGGGACTTGTGGGCACGTGTCGAGGAAAAACCTGTCTGGAAGCTTCTTTCGGACATGTCACCCGAGGAACTCGTTTCCGTCATAGACTTCAGATACGT TAAAGACATAGTGGACGAGAAGATCGCGATAAAAATACTTGAGGAAAAAATGAAACTTAGGcaagaacaaaaaaagaagCTGCAAAAGAACGGATATCCCGCGTACACCACTCAAGTCGGATGGCTGGGCTACAGCGATGACAAGCTCAAGGATCTTTGCAAGAGCTTTCTGGACTCCGGTTATACGGCGTTCAAGATCAAAGTGGGCCAGGATCTGCAGAACGACATTAAAAGGTGCGAGATTATACGCGAGGCGATAGGCTATGAGAACAAATTGATGATGGACGCGAACCAGGTGTGGGACGTGAACGAGGCGATCGAGTGGATGAAGGAGCTGAGGAAGTTTAAACCCACCTGGATAGAGGAACCGACGTCACCCGACGATGTCTTCGGACACGCTCAGAttctcaaagaattaaagcCGTACAATATCGGAGTGGCCACCGGCGAGATGTGCGCGAATCGCGTTATGTTCAAGCAGTTCCTGAAACACCACGCGATCAACTATTGTCAGGTCGATTCGGCGAGGATCGGCGGAATTAACGAGCTCCTGGCTGTGTACTTAATGGCATACATAACTCAAA tacCAGTTTGTCCGCATGCCGGTGGAGTAGGTTTGTGCGAGATGGTTCAGCACCTCCAAATGTGGGACTACGTTTGCTTAAGTCAGACCACTGAAAATCGCATGATAGAATACGTGGACCAGCAGCACGAGCACTTCGAGGATCCCGTTCGCATTAGGAATGCGCATTACATGCCGCCCGAGCGTCCTGGATACTCGACTAAACTTAAAGAAGAGACCATCTCAGAGTACGCCTATCCAGATGGCAATTATTGGAAAAACAAGATTgctaaagaaaaagaaactgaGGAAAGAGATGattag